A genome region from Mycobacterium florentinum includes the following:
- a CDS encoding alpha/beta fold hydrolase — MPAVWRVLLPTTALVLALVSCAHGDPARASGSSGDFSGPIDIGHGRHLYLECRGKGSPTVILESGYHNSSDPWSQSDAAAPAAGPAVLPALAGTHRVCAYDRPGTLRNSDPLELSDRSSPVAMPRTAREVVGDLHALLDAARLRGPYLLVGHSLGGLFARLYAQTYPDQVCGVVFVDAFGVEIPSLLGVDWPAYRRALDTPPQQFADSSAFEEVDIDKSVEQVGAAPVFPPIPIAVLTRTEPFVSPATASAEQGTKLEQAWREAASDLVALVPQTPHLVATGSDHFIQIHQPDLVAAAVALVTQRAGTTRH; from the coding sequence GTGCCCGCAGTTTGGAGAGTCCTCCTGCCGACCACCGCGCTGGTGCTCGCGCTGGTGAGCTGTGCGCACGGCGACCCGGCGCGGGCATCGGGTTCGTCGGGTGACTTCAGCGGGCCGATCGACATCGGCCACGGCCGCCACCTCTACCTCGAATGCCGTGGAAAGGGCAGCCCCACCGTCATCTTGGAATCGGGCTATCACAACTCGTCGGATCCGTGGAGCCAGTCCGACGCAGCAGCACCGGCGGCGGGCCCCGCCGTACTGCCCGCCCTGGCCGGCACCCATCGCGTCTGCGCCTACGACCGGCCCGGCACCCTGCGCAATTCCGACCCGCTCGAGCTCAGCGACCGCAGTTCACCGGTCGCGATGCCACGCACCGCGCGCGAGGTCGTCGGTGACCTGCACGCGCTGCTGGATGCCGCACGGCTTCGGGGCCCCTACCTGCTTGTCGGGCACTCGCTGGGCGGGCTTTTTGCCCGGCTGTACGCCCAGACCTACCCCGACCAGGTGTGCGGGGTGGTGTTCGTCGACGCCTTCGGTGTCGAAATACCGAGCCTGCTGGGAGTCGACTGGCCCGCATATCGGCGGGCGTTGGATACGCCACCGCAGCAGTTCGCCGATTCGTCCGCGTTCGAGGAGGTCGATATCGACAAGAGCGTCGAACAGGTCGGCGCCGCCCCGGTGTTTCCGCCCATTCCCATCGCGGTGCTCACCAGGACCGAGCCGTTCGTGAGTCCCGCGACGGCGTCGGCCGAGCAGGGCACGAAGTTGGAGCAGGCATGGCGCGAGGCCGCCTCGGATCTGGTCGCGCTGGTGCCGCAAACGCCGCACTTGGTCGCGACGGGTAGCGATCACTTCATTCAGATTCACCAACCCGACCTGGTCGCGGCCGCCGTCGCGCTGGTTACACAACGGGCCGGCACGACCCGGCATTAG
- a CDS encoding DUF998 domain-containing protein yields MATRRGAQLWVVAAVGYLVLEAVAAASFGSDYSYTRNYISDLGVNAPHAYLIHIAFYLQGVLFLLGALLIVGIPDNPRAQAFLGFVATNAIGNIVIGTVHSGELHRAGAVLAIVGGNAAILAGSAVVATVGGWRWYRHTSELLATVGLLSLVMVIVNSATAKTNLLPSGAWERGSVYSIIGWQLVTAAYLLRLAHGPDCD; encoded by the coding sequence GTGGCTACCAGACGAGGCGCCCAGCTCTGGGTCGTGGCGGCTGTTGGCTATCTCGTGCTCGAGGCGGTCGCCGCCGCAAGTTTCGGGTCGGATTACAGCTACACCCGCAACTACATCAGCGATCTCGGGGTGAACGCCCCGCACGCATACTTGATCCACATCGCGTTCTATCTGCAGGGCGTGCTGTTCCTGCTCGGCGCGTTACTCATCGTCGGCATTCCCGATAACCCAAGGGCCCAAGCGTTTTTGGGCTTCGTCGCCACGAACGCGATCGGCAACATCGTGATAGGGACCGTGCACAGCGGCGAGCTCCATCGCGCCGGAGCGGTGCTGGCGATCGTCGGGGGCAACGCCGCCATCCTCGCGGGATCCGCGGTAGTCGCAACCGTCGGCGGGTGGCGCTGGTACCGCCACACCTCCGAACTCCTCGCGACCGTTGGCCTGCTGAGTCTGGTCATGGTGATCGTCAACTCGGCGACGGCCAAGACCAATCTGCTGCCGAGCGGGGCGTGGGAGCGCGGCAGCGTCTACTCGATCATCGGGTGGCAGCTGGTTACCGCCGCCTACCTGCTGAGGCTTGCGCACGGTCCGGACTGCGACTAG
- a CDS encoding ABC transporter permease, with product MLWQLVTAGTGFFSPSQLPPPGDVVSALGELLRRGELWTHLRASGSRVLVGYLAGTAAALTLGSLVGLSVVVRRLLAPTIAAFRTVPSLAWVPLLLLWFGIDETPKILMVAIGAFFPVYTTTASALSHVDAQLVEVGRAYGRRGASLLATVMLPAAAPELVNGLRLGLANAWLFVVAAELIASSKGLGFLLLDSQNTGRTDVMLLAIVLLAALGKLSDAILGAVEKRLVRRRS from the coding sequence GTGCTCTGGCAGCTCGTCACGGCGGGCACGGGGTTCTTCTCGCCCAGCCAGCTCCCGCCGCCGGGCGACGTGGTGTCCGCGCTGGGCGAGCTGCTCCGGCGCGGTGAGCTATGGACTCACTTGCGCGCGAGCGGTTCTCGGGTGCTGGTCGGCTATCTGGCGGGCACCGCCGCGGCGCTCACGCTGGGTTCACTGGTCGGGCTGTCGGTGGTCGTGCGCAGATTGCTCGCACCCACCATCGCGGCGTTTCGCACGGTGCCTTCCCTGGCGTGGGTTCCGTTGTTGCTCTTGTGGTTTGGCATCGACGAGACGCCGAAGATCCTGATGGTCGCCATTGGCGCGTTCTTTCCGGTCTACACGACGACGGCCTCGGCGCTCTCCCACGTCGACGCACAGCTTGTCGAGGTGGGACGGGCCTACGGACGACGGGGCGCATCCCTGCTCGCGACGGTGATGTTGCCCGCCGCGGCTCCGGAGTTGGTGAACGGGCTCCGATTGGGCTTGGCGAATGCGTGGCTGTTCGTGGTCGCGGCCGAGCTGATCGCGTCCTCGAAGGGCCTCGGGTTCTTGTTGCTCGACAGCCAGAACACCGGGCGCACCGATGTGATGCTATTGGCCATCGTCCTGCTGGCCGCGTTGGGCAAACTCAGCGACGCGATCCTGGGCGCCGTCGAGAAGCGGCTGGTGCGCCGGCGCAGCTAG
- a CDS encoding aliphatic sulfonate ABC transporter substrate-binding protein translates to MKVRYLTAISVIASVVAVSGCGSNSSTTASKDIHLDYAYYNPLSLVVRDQHLLENRGYNVTWVLSAGSNKANEGLRSKALDIGSTAGSAALVARANGSPIKVVDLYAGGEWTGLVVTKDSPINSVADLKGKKVAVTKGTDPYFFLLQSLATVGLSPSDVEIVNLQHADGKTALERGNVDAWSGLDPFIAQTIQQQGSRFIYRNPSFNTFGVLDAREDFIANRPEALQAVVNSYEEARKWAKAHPDQLAALLASQANIALSVAQEELTRTLVDINSVPGDPVRTVLTRVEPLAVADSDIKSDDAGRNALSTLIEPKYAQQAH, encoded by the coding sequence GTGAAAGTTCGTTATTTGACCGCAATTTCGGTGATCGCGAGCGTTGTCGCGGTCTCCGGCTGCGGTTCGAACTCCAGCACTACGGCGTCGAAGGACATCCATCTGGATTACGCCTACTACAACCCGCTGAGCCTGGTGGTGCGTGACCAGCACCTGCTGGAAAACCGCGGCTACAACGTCACCTGGGTGCTTTCGGCGGGTAGTAACAAGGCCAACGAAGGGCTGCGGTCCAAGGCACTGGACATCGGATCCACCGCCGGTTCGGCCGCATTGGTCGCGCGGGCCAACGGGTCGCCGATCAAGGTCGTCGACCTCTATGCCGGGGGCGAATGGACGGGCCTGGTCGTCACCAAGGATTCGCCGATCAATTCGGTGGCCGATCTGAAGGGTAAAAAGGTCGCCGTGACCAAGGGCACCGACCCGTACTTCTTCTTGTTGCAATCGCTTGCCACCGTGGGACTTTCACCCAGCGATGTCGAAATCGTCAACTTGCAGCATGCCGACGGCAAGACTGCCCTGGAACGCGGCAATGTCGACGCGTGGTCCGGGTTGGACCCGTTCATCGCGCAAACCATCCAGCAGCAGGGTTCGCGCTTCATCTACCGCAACCCGAGTTTCAACACCTTCGGCGTACTGGACGCCCGTGAGGATTTCATCGCCAACCGCCCCGAGGCTCTGCAGGCCGTGGTCAACAGTTATGAGGAGGCCCGGAAGTGGGCGAAGGCGCATCCCGATCAACTGGCGGCATTGCTGGCCTCGCAGGCGAACATAGCGCTGAGCGTGGCGCAGGAGGAGCTGACCAGGACGCTGGTGGACATCAACTCGGTGCCGGGGGATCCGGTGCGCACGGTGCTGACTCGGGTGGAGCCGCTCGCGGTGGCCGACTCCGACATCAAGTCCGACGACGCGGGCCGCAACGCGCTGAGCACGCTGATCGAGCCGAAATACGCGCAGCAAGCGCACTGA
- a CDS encoding ABC transporter ATP-binding protein, whose translation MSLRGVDRTFGTHTVLHEVDIEIEPGEVVALLGSSGSGKSTLLRLIAGLDSPTGGRIEIDGEAVRGIDPRCAVVFQEPRLLPWRSLAANVEYGLAPGAPRAKGSGTVQRWLDVVGLREFGNHRPRQVSGGMAQRAGFARALARRPRVLLLDEPLAALDALTRLRMQDLLDAVQQEAGTTTVLVTHDVDEAAILADRVLILRADATGGARIAATHEVAIPKPRDRGDPRIAALREQLLDELGVPRRSSEAKAW comes from the coding sequence GTGTCCCTTCGTGGCGTCGACCGCACGTTCGGAACACACACCGTCCTCCACGAAGTCGACATCGAAATCGAGCCGGGTGAGGTCGTCGCGCTGCTCGGGTCGTCGGGCAGCGGCAAGTCGACGCTGTTGCGCCTCATCGCCGGCCTCGACAGTCCGACCGGGGGACGGATCGAGATCGACGGCGAAGCCGTCCGCGGAATCGACCCGCGCTGCGCGGTGGTGTTCCAGGAGCCTCGTCTGCTGCCCTGGCGGTCGCTGGCCGCAAACGTGGAATATGGCTTGGCGCCCGGCGCGCCGCGCGCCAAAGGCTCTGGCACCGTGCAGCGTTGGCTCGACGTCGTCGGGTTGCGCGAATTCGGTAACCACCGTCCGCGGCAAGTGTCCGGTGGCATGGCACAGCGAGCCGGGTTCGCGCGCGCCCTGGCGCGGCGCCCGCGGGTCCTGTTGCTGGACGAGCCACTGGCCGCCCTCGATGCGCTCACCCGACTGCGGATGCAGGACCTGCTCGATGCCGTGCAGCAAGAGGCCGGCACCACAACGGTATTGGTGACGCACGACGTGGACGAGGCCGCGATCCTCGCCGATCGGGTGCTGATTCTGCGCGCCGACGCAACCGGCGGCGCCCGTATTGCCGCGACTCACGAGGTCGCAATCCCCAAGCCACGCGACCGCGGGGATCCGCGTATCGCCGCGTTGCGCGAGCAGTTGTTGGACGAACTTGGTGTACCCCGACGTAGCAGTGAGGCAAAAGCATGGTGA
- a CDS encoding MFS transporter, producing the protein MCRSDVEVTGQELPAPVEPHGRDERGESGGSALLFAAVLAVLLATGWAANHFAGLIPALSVHRHLNRATLDAIFGIYAVGLLPGLLIGGRLSDVLGRQSVAWAGSITALAGTVAMSLSQHSAVLLGGRLVVGAGVGLVVSSCTAWASDMKGPAGAAVAGAVLTAGFAVGPFASGVIASAGQSGLWESFGIAAVLVVLATAVAVVAAQRANVPAPLPRPSRERTASARPAIARALSWALPLSPWVYSSATLAFVTIPSHVQTGLGATMAAGTAALIANGVSGITQLVARARQWGPQTGTVGAVLAALGYAVTAAAPSTIPLGVGMPLLVVLGCASGLLLREGLIDVEAAAPQHLRGALAGTFYTVSYVGFGLPMLLSTIGSAQAGSTILAVMAVLALTTGAARAVRLRRNSHRRNEFRPA; encoded by the coding sequence GTGTGCAGGTCGGATGTGGAAGTGACCGGCCAGGAACTTCCGGCGCCGGTGGAACCGCATGGACGTGACGAACGCGGTGAATCCGGGGGATCTGCACTGTTATTCGCCGCGGTGCTGGCCGTCCTGCTGGCGACTGGCTGGGCGGCCAACCACTTCGCCGGATTGATCCCCGCGCTCAGCGTCCACCGGCATCTCAACAGGGCCACGCTCGACGCCATCTTCGGGATCTACGCGGTGGGACTGCTGCCCGGCCTGCTCATCGGCGGCCGACTGTCGGATGTGCTCGGGCGCCAGTCAGTGGCCTGGGCGGGATCGATCACCGCGCTGGCCGGCACGGTCGCGATGTCGCTGTCACAGCATTCCGCGGTGTTGCTCGGGGGCCGGTTGGTGGTCGGGGCCGGTGTCGGGCTGGTGGTCAGCTCGTGCACCGCCTGGGCGTCGGACATGAAGGGGCCGGCCGGCGCCGCCGTCGCCGGGGCCGTCCTGACGGCCGGTTTCGCGGTCGGCCCGTTTGCATCCGGCGTGATCGCCTCGGCCGGGCAATCCGGGCTTTGGGAGTCGTTCGGAATCGCCGCCGTACTCGTCGTGTTGGCGACCGCCGTCGCGGTGGTGGCGGCTCAGCGCGCGAACGTGCCCGCCCCATTGCCCAGGCCCAGCCGCGAGCGGACGGCGTCGGCACGCCCCGCCATCGCGCGGGCGTTGAGTTGGGCGCTGCCACTATCCCCGTGGGTGTACTCGTCGGCGACTCTTGCATTCGTCACGATCCCGAGCCATGTGCAGACCGGGCTCGGGGCCACGATGGCCGCGGGGACCGCAGCGCTGATCGCCAACGGCGTCAGCGGCATTACTCAATTGGTCGCCCGTGCGCGCCAATGGGGTCCGCAGACCGGCACCGTTGGCGCCGTGCTGGCCGCGCTGGGCTACGCGGTGACCGCCGCGGCGCCGTCGACCATTCCGCTGGGCGTGGGTATGCCGCTACTGGTGGTTCTCGGCTGCGCGTCCGGCCTGCTGCTCCGCGAGGGCTTGATCGACGTGGAAGCCGCTGCGCCGCAACACTTGCGCGGCGCCCTCGCGGGAACGTTCTACACGGTGAGCTACGTCGGCTTCGGCCTGCCGATGCTGTTGAGCACGATCGGGTCCGCCCAGGCCGGTTCGACGATCCTCGCGGTGATGGCGGTGCTGGCGCTGACCACCGGCGCAGCACGGGCGGTGCGGCTGCGGCGAAATAGTCACCGGCGAAACGAGTTCCGCCCTGCGTGA